The Sphingomonas sp. So64.6b genome includes a region encoding these proteins:
- a CDS encoding NAD(P)/FAD-dependent oxidoreductase, which produces MLRLTELALPLHHPDEALPAAICKRLRITPRELVRHVVARRAHDARDKTNIMLVYSVDVNVKDEPGVLARFKKDRQVQRTPDTRYHFLAKAPETDTTLRPVVIGAGPCGLFAGLILAQMGFRPIILDRGKVVRERTKDTWGLWRRSVLNPESNVQFGEGGAGTFSDGKLYSRIKDPRHLDRKVLTEFVKAGAPEEILTEAHPHIGTFRLVTMVESMRETIEALGGEYRFERRVDGVDIATDAGGARTVRGLHLHNGEYLEADHVVLAIGHSARDTFAMLHAAGVHVEAKPFSIGVRIEHPQSWIDAARFGASAGHPILGAADYSLSHHCKNGRTVYSFCMCPGGTVVAATSEEGRVATNGMSQYSRNERNANSGLVVAIDPARDYPGDPLAGIALQRHWESRAYLAGGSTYKAPAQRLGDFLAGRPSTALGQVIPSYRPGVQMTDLAECLPEFAVTAMREALPVFGRQIPGYDHPDVILTGVETRTSSPVRFTRGDDLQSLNTAGLFPAGEGAGYAGGILSAAVDGIKIAEAVAASLTGVAMPVNR; this is translated from the coding sequence ATGCTCCGCCTCACCGAACTGGCCTTACCCCTCCACCACCCCGACGAGGCGCTTCCCGCTGCGATCTGCAAGCGGTTGCGCATCACGCCGCGCGAACTGGTCCGCCACGTCGTCGCGCGCCGCGCTCATGACGCGCGCGACAAGACCAATATCATGCTGGTCTATTCGGTCGATGTGAACGTGAAGGACGAACCCGGCGTTCTCGCTCGCTTCAAAAAGGATCGCCAGGTCCAGCGTACCCCGGACACGCGCTACCATTTCCTCGCCAAGGCACCCGAAACCGACACCACACTCCGCCCGGTAGTCATTGGTGCGGGCCCATGCGGCCTGTTCGCCGGCCTGATCCTCGCCCAGATGGGGTTTCGTCCGATCATCCTCGACCGCGGAAAGGTGGTGCGCGAACGGACCAAGGATACCTGGGGCCTGTGGCGGCGCAGTGTGCTCAACCCCGAATCCAACGTGCAGTTCGGTGAGGGCGGGGCCGGCACTTTTTCCGACGGCAAGCTCTACAGCCGGATCAAGGATCCGCGTCATCTCGACCGCAAGGTGCTGACCGAATTCGTCAAGGCCGGCGCGCCCGAGGAGATCCTCACCGAAGCGCATCCGCATATCGGCACCTTCCGCCTCGTCACCATGGTCGAAAGCATGCGTGAGACGATCGAGGCGCTCGGCGGCGAATATCGTTTCGAACGTCGTGTCGATGGCGTCGATATTGCCACGGATGCCGGCGGTGCGCGGACAGTGCGCGGCCTGCACCTCCACAATGGCGAGTATCTCGAGGCCGACCATGTCGTGCTCGCGATCGGCCATAGCGCGCGCGACACCTTCGCCATGCTCCACGCGGCCGGTGTTCATGTCGAGGCCAAGCCCTTCTCGATCGGTGTGCGCATCGAACATCCGCAATCCTGGATCGACGCCGCGCGCTTCGGTGCCAGCGCCGGGCATCCGATCCTTGGCGCGGCCGATTACAGCCTCTCGCATCACTGCAAGAATGGCCGTACGGTCTACAGCTTTTGCATGTGCCCCGGTGGCACGGTGGTCGCCGCGACGTCGGAGGAAGGGCGTGTCGCGACCAACGGCATGAGCCAATATTCGCGTAACGAACGCAATGCCAATTCCGGGCTGGTCGTGGCGATCGACCCGGCGCGCGACTATCCCGGCGATCCGCTCGCCGGGATCGCGCTGCAACGCCATTGGGAATCGCGCGCCTATCTCGCGGGCGGCTCGACCTACAAGGCACCCGCGCAGCGGCTTGGCGATTTCCTCGCCGGCCGTCCCTCGACCGCGCTGGGGCAGGTGATCCCGTCCTACCGTCCCGGCGTTCAAATGACCGATCTCGCCGAATGCCTGCCCGAGTTCGCAGTGACCGCGATGCGCGAAGCGCTGCCGGTGTTCGGCCGCCAGATCCCCGGCTACGACCATCCCGATGTCATCCTCACCGGCGTGGAAACCCGCACCTCCTCGCCGGTTCGCTTCACCCGTGGTGACGACCTGCAAAGCCTCAACACCGCCGGCCTCTTCCCGGCCGGCGAAGGCGCTGGTTATGCCGGTGGTATCCTCTCGGCAGCGGTCGACGGCATCAAGATCGCGGAAGCGGTCGCGGCGAGCCTGACCGGTGTGGCGATGCCGGTTAACCGGTGA
- a CDS encoding glycoside hydrolase family 47 protein, translated as MTSAAGLFGAAAAAPLTARSNGLRAWKTLAEDVKGEMAWAWDLYRQHAWGKDEIKPVSATTSSFPLKHHHLGLTLIEALDTLWVMGLDSRFRDGVDWVKGNADFDVDGEVSVFETSIRLIGGLLSAHHASGDPVLLAKAKDLADRLLPAFDTPTGFPYRFINLKTGAVRDPETNPAEIGTFLPEWGTLSRLTGDPRYHDVTRRAMVTLFEKRSKLDLLAVKIDARSGEWLDRRATVGSYADSYYEYLWDSWQLFGDAECRQMYQLCTAAILRHQQVWRDGRLWIADVDFETGRIINAEQDELASFYGGLLAQGGAMKEGAALTESWAGLQDRFGVLPEGYDYATGKPIAVGNALRPELADAAFNLWLLDRNPRWREIARIHFLAMKRWNKVEYGYTDLADVTSEPKRQADHCPGYWWSEQMKYYYLMFADTPRFDYKRNYLTTEGNVLLGFRRGA; from the coding sequence TTGACGAGTGCGGCGGGGCTGTTCGGCGCGGCGGCAGCGGCGCCGCTCACCGCGCGATCCAACGGCCTGCGTGCCTGGAAAACACTCGCCGAAGATGTGAAGGGCGAGATGGCCTGGGCCTGGGATCTCTACCGTCAGCACGCATGGGGCAAGGACGAGATCAAGCCAGTCAGCGCCACCACCTCCAGCTTTCCGCTCAAACACCATCATCTCGGCCTGACCCTGATCGAGGCGCTCGACACGCTCTGGGTGATGGGCCTCGACAGCCGGTTTCGCGACGGGGTCGACTGGGTCAAGGGCAATGCCGATTTCGACGTCGACGGCGAGGTGTCGGTGTTCGAAACCTCGATCCGCCTGATTGGCGGCTTGCTCTCGGCACACCATGCCAGCGGCGATCCGGTGCTGCTCGCCAAAGCGAAGGATCTCGCCGATCGCTTGCTTCCGGCGTTCGATACCCCGACCGGTTTTCCCTATCGCTTCATCAACCTTAAAACCGGTGCGGTGCGCGATCCGGAAACCAACCCGGCCGAAATCGGCACTTTCCTGCCCGAATGGGGCACGCTCAGCCGGTTGACCGGCGACCCGCGTTATCATGACGTGACGCGGCGCGCGATGGTCACGCTGTTCGAGAAACGCTCGAAGCTCGATCTGCTCGCGGTAAAGATCGATGCGCGGAGCGGAGAATGGCTCGATCGCCGCGCGACTGTCGGCTCCTATGCCGACAGCTATTACGAATATCTGTGGGACAGCTGGCAATTGTTCGGCGACGCCGAGTGCCGCCAAATGTACCAGCTGTGCACTGCCGCGATCCTGCGCCATCAACAGGTGTGGCGCGACGGCCGACTGTGGATCGCCGATGTCGATTTCGAAACCGGCAGGATCATCAACGCCGAACAGGACGAACTCGCGTCCTTCTATGGCGGATTGCTCGCGCAGGGCGGCGCGATGAAAGAGGGCGCCGCACTCACCGAAAGCTGGGCCGGGTTGCAGGATCGTTTCGGCGTGCTTCCGGAGGGGTATGACTATGCCACCGGCAAGCCGATCGCGGTCGGCAATGCGCTGCGCCCCGAGCTCGCCGATGCCGCATTCAACCTGTGGCTGCTTGACCGAAATCCGCGCTGGCGTGAGATCGCCCGTATCCATTTCCTCGCGATGAAGCGGTGGAACAAGGTCGAATATGGCTATACCGACCTCGCCGACGTCACCAGCGAGCCCAAGCGTCAGGCCGATCATTGCCCCGGTTATTGGTGGTCGGAACAGATGAAATATTATTATCTGATGTTCGCGGACACGCCGCGGTTCGATTACAAACGCAATTATCTCACCACCGAAGGCAATGTTTTGCTCGGCTTCCGCCGTGGGGCGTAA
- a CDS encoding MarR family transcriptional regulator — MSAAPPPDLIDRLIDDWKRERPNTEPDAMHVVGRIIRLAHIYEEDVSRMLHDHGLAYSDFDVIATLRRSGAPHELMPTQLQKSVLLSSGAMTACLRRLESAGLISREAGQQDRRRLSAKLTTKGFDLVEKLIDQRFDIARKSVTGLSATQFATVTNLLRKLGS, encoded by the coding sequence ATGAGTGCCGCTCCGCCACCCGACCTGATCGACCGCCTGATCGACGACTGGAAGCGCGAGCGTCCGAATACCGAACCCGACGCGATGCACGTGGTCGGCCGGATCATCCGGCTCGCGCACATTTATGAAGAGGATGTGTCGCGCATGCTGCACGATCACGGCCTGGCCTATTCGGATTTCGATGTCATCGCGACCTTGCGCCGGTCGGGCGCACCCCATGAACTGATGCCGACCCAGTTGCAGAAGAGCGTCCTGCTCAGTTCGGGCGCGATGACCGCGTGTCTGAGGCGGCTGGAATCGGCTGGCCTGATCTCACGCGAGGCTGGTCAGCAGGATCGCCGGCGGCTCTCGGCGAAGCTCACCACCAAGGGATTCGACCTGGTCGAAAAGCTGATCGACCAGCGCTTCGATATTGCGCGCAAATCCGTAACCGGGCTCAGCGCGACGCAGTTCGCGACGGTAACGAACCTGCTGCGAAAACTCGGCTCATAA
- a CDS encoding heme-binding beta-barrel domain-containing protein: MPIFPDDVFTEPSDVDPDTLANLGPLRRLAGTWEARKGVDLNPKADGPERRTFIERIVFEPIDPQANGPQLFYGLRYHIHITTEEEDITFHDQVGYWLWEPATGLVLQTVAIPRGQVAIASGQASADADHLSLVAERGQTEYGICSTAFLEYAFRTDRCQIDVTFNADGSWSYVTDTVLTVHGRSEPFAHRDENTLILIEKAKPNPWFQIVTAKKAIAAT; the protein is encoded by the coding sequence ATGCCCATCTTCCCCGACGACGTCTTCACCGAGCCGAGCGATGTCGATCCCGACACGCTCGCCAATCTCGGTCCGCTGCGCCGGCTTGCCGGCACATGGGAGGCGCGCAAGGGCGTCGATCTCAATCCCAAGGCGGACGGGCCGGAACGCCGCACCTTCATCGAGCGCATCGTTTTCGAACCGATCGATCCGCAAGCCAATGGGCCGCAGCTCTTCTACGGCCTGCGTTATCATATCCACATCACGACCGAGGAGGAGGACATCACCTTCCACGATCAGGTCGGTTATTGGCTGTGGGAACCGGCCACCGGCCTGGTGTTACAGACCGTCGCCATCCCGCGCGGCCAGGTTGCGATCGCCTCGGGCCAGGCGAGCGCCGATGCCGATCATTTGTCGCTCGTCGCCGAGCGCGGCCAGACCGAATACGGCATCTGCTCGACCGCCTTTCTCGAATACGCCTTCCGCACCGACCGCTGCCAGATCGACGTGACCTTCAACGCGGATGGCAGCTGGAGCTATGTCACCGACACCGTGCTGACCGTGCATGGGCGAAGTGAACCGTTTGCGCATCGTGATGAGAACACGCTGATATTGATCGAGAAGGCCAAGCCGAATCCTTGGTTCCAGATCGTTACGGCGAAGAAGGCCATTGCTGCGACATAG
- a CDS encoding alpha/beta hydrolase, producing the protein MDTLHLVDPELRPLLQAWPTTTVTAENLVAMRNRELPLPPIDTSMTTLETLTVPGPDGAPGIGLHIYRPNDSTGPLPCIYHIHGGGFIGGSAKQLEAIHRPMVAELNCVLVSVDYRLAPETIFPGAIEDCYAGLAWTFANADRLGIDATRIGVMGESAGGGLAAALALLARDRGEYGLAFQHLIYPMIDDRTCTSADPHPITGEFIWHAHNNHFGWTSLLGREPGGEGVSPYAAAARAQDLAGLPPTFIATGGLDLFLEEDIEYARRLMRAGVPTELHVYPGGFHGFDIMPGTRVGGAAKRDSRAALTRFLQQKV; encoded by the coding sequence ATGGACACGCTGCACCTCGTCGACCCCGAACTCCGTCCCCTTCTGCAGGCATGGCCGACGACGACTGTCACCGCCGAAAATCTCGTCGCGATGCGCAACCGCGAATTGCCGTTGCCGCCGATCGATACCAGTATGACGACGCTTGAGACCTTGACCGTGCCCGGCCCCGATGGCGCACCCGGAATCGGGCTGCACATCTACAGGCCGAATGATTCAACCGGGCCGCTGCCGTGCATTTATCACATTCATGGCGGCGGTTTCATCGGGGGCTCGGCGAAGCAACTCGAGGCGATTCATCGTCCGATGGTCGCGGAACTCAACTGTGTCCTCGTGTCGGTCGACTACCGCCTCGCGCCCGAAACCATCTTTCCCGGTGCGATTGAGGATTGTTATGCCGGTCTCGCCTGGACCTTCGCCAATGCCGATCGGCTCGGCATTGATGCGACGCGGATCGGGGTGATGGGCGAAAGCGCCGGTGGCGGTCTCGCGGCGGCGCTCGCGCTGCTCGCGCGCGATCGCGGCGAATATGGTCTTGCCTTTCAGCATCTCATCTACCCGATGATCGATGACCGCACCTGCACATCCGCCGATCCGCACCCGATCACCGGCGAATTCATCTGGCACGCGCATAACAATCACTTCGGCTGGACCTCGCTGCTCGGCCGTGAGCCGGGCGGGGAGGGAGTGTCGCCCTATGCCGCCGCTGCGCGCGCGCAGGATCTGGCGGGCCTGCCGCCGACCTTTATCGCCACGGGCGGTCTCGACCTGTTTCTCGAAGAGGACATTGAATATGCGCGCCGCCTGATGCGCGCCGGCGTGCCGACCGAACTGCATGTCTATCCCGGCGGCTTCCATGGTTTCGACATCATGCCCGGCACGCGCGTCGGCGGCGCGGCCAAACGCGATAGCCGCGCCGCGCTGACGCGCTTTCTCCAACAGAAGGTCTGA
- a CDS encoding AraC family transcriptional regulator gives MEALLKQTPVQAVVVAPEMTTLIGVGSIDGVVLPADSALLVFCFGGVGLPATLRIAHDADAEPLGQAAEGAASLSLVVTHEVLGRLFGWEAAPEHGRRYHLTSEQRAIGLALRDYPPGTFCEAYRTGKSIELLCETGRLLADGDLVPVAVDGVLSLADSRRLVDARRIIDERWSEKLTLDGLARACGINRAKLTRGFRELYRCTVAEALAERRLAEASRRLLSTDLPVSKIGYESGYLNNASFARAFGRRFGVSPSEYRGRTLAA, from the coding sequence ATGGAAGCCTTGCTGAAGCAGACGCCGGTTCAGGCCGTGGTCGTCGCTCCCGAAATGACCACCTTGATCGGCGTTGGCAGTATCGATGGTGTCGTGCTGCCCGCCGATTCCGCGCTGCTCGTCTTCTGCTTTGGCGGTGTCGGCCTGCCCGCGACGCTGCGCATCGCGCATGATGCTGACGCCGAGCCGCTCGGCCAGGCGGCCGAAGGTGCTGCCAGCCTGTCGCTGGTCGTGACGCACGAAGTGCTTGGCCGTTTGTTCGGCTGGGAGGCGGCGCCCGAGCATGGTCGGCGCTATCACCTGACTTCCGAACAGCGCGCGATCGGCCTGGCGCTGCGCGATTACCCGCCGGGCACTTTCTGCGAAGCCTATCGTACCGGTAAGAGCATCGAATTGCTGTGCGAAACCGGCCGCCTGCTTGCCGATGGCGATCTCGTTCCCGTGGCTGTCGATGGCGTATTGTCGCTCGCCGACAGTCGTCGCCTGGTCGATGCGCGGCGCATCATCGACGAGCGCTGGTCGGAAAAGCTGACGCTGGACGGTTTGGCACGCGCCTGTGGCATCAACCGCGCCAAGCTGACCCGGGGGTTCCGCGAACTCTATCGCTGCACCGTCGCCGAGGCCTTGGCCGAACGCCGCCTCGCCGAGGCGAGCCGCCGCCTGCTCTCGACCGACCTGCCGGTGTCGAAGATCGGCTATGAAAGCGGCTATCTCAATAATGCCAGTTTCGCGCGCGCTTTTGGCCGTCGCTTCGGGGTGTCACCCAGTGAATATCGCGGCCGCACGCTCGCCGCGTGA
- a CDS encoding FCD domain-containing protein, with product MIVDGSGSLVRRAMDAVNAHIVDQKLHVGDTLPGEGRFAEQLGVSRAVMREAFGALAALGLLNVGNGRRARVGAMDGSVMATSLTHAISTDQVTVSEIWDVRRTLEVRTAVLAAEHRSEEDAACIVELAEAMAGEEIDMRLITQFDIEFHQRIARAGRNALFVQIVQSFAPLMEIAVPAAWRTRVSIERRGLMIERHRAIATAIAARDQVAARIAMEAHFDASVGAVLSELV from the coding sequence ATGATTGTTGACGGCAGCGGATCGCTGGTCCGTCGCGCGATGGACGCGGTCAATGCCCATATCGTCGATCAGAAACTGCACGTCGGCGACACGCTGCCGGGCGAAGGCCGGTTCGCCGAACAGCTCGGCGTCAGCCGCGCGGTGATGCGCGAGGCGTTCGGCGCGCTCGCCGCGCTCGGCCTGCTCAATGTCGGCAACGGCCGCCGCGCGCGGGTCGGCGCGATGGACGGGTCGGTCATGGCGACCTCGCTCACTCATGCGATCAGTACCGATCAAGTCACTGTATCGGAGATCTGGGACGTGCGCCGAACGCTCGAGGTGCGCACCGCGGTCCTTGCCGCCGAGCATCGCAGCGAAGAAGACGCAGCATGCATTGTCGAGCTGGCTGAGGCGATGGCCGGCGAGGAGATCGATATGAGACTGATCACGCAGTTCGATATCGAATTCCATCAGCGTATCGCGCGCGCGGGCCGCAACGCGCTGTTCGTGCAGATCGTCCAGTCCTTCGCGCCCTTGATGGAGATCGCCGTGCCAGCCGCGTGGCGCACGCGCGTCTCGATCGAGCGGCGCGGGTTGATGATCGAACGCCACCGCGCGATTGCCACCGCGATCGCGGCGCGCGATCAGGTCGCCGCACGGATTGCGATGGAAGCCCATTTCGACGCCTCGGTGGGTGCAGTGCTCAGCGAGCTGGTTTAG
- a CDS encoding MFS transporter: MLGVFATGPDRPVRTDIDIDSTFRRYRLRIIIAITAGYAFSYTCRLAINVVKKPLIDANIFTPDDLGQIGSALFYSYAAGKLINGFIADHANARLFMAMGLLLSALCNIGMGFATTVWLAALFWGLNGWFQSYGAPASIVSIASWFSNKERGRYYGIWAASHSVGEGLTFALGSVLVGALGWQWGFWGPAVAVIVTAGACYFAMADRPRTLGLPTVADWKDDHYDPAAARVAPVKATFADQLEILKIPAVWIVALSSAAIYVTRYAINSWGVLYLQEARGYSLAAAGSMLAASTVAGIIGSVGFGYISDRFFGARRPPVNLIFGLVEIAGLVLLFFGPTGTLWTVFALILFGLGMTGLFASIGGLFAIDICPKRVAGAALGMVGVFSYLGAAIQERVSGKLINNGMTMVDGVRHYDFSAAIWVWIGASVVSLLLAASLWRTRLRD, translated from the coding sequence ATGCTGGGCGTATTCGCGACAGGACCCGATCGGCCGGTCCGAACCGATATCGATATCGATTCAACGTTCCGCCGCTACCGGCTGCGCATCATCATCGCGATCACCGCGGGTTATGCGTTCAGCTATACCTGCCGGCTGGCGATCAACGTGGTCAAGAAACCGCTGATCGACGCCAATATCTTCACCCCCGACGATCTCGGCCAGATCGGCTCGGCACTGTTCTACAGCTATGCGGCGGGCAAGCTGATCAACGGCTTTATCGCCGACCACGCCAATGCACGCCTGTTTATGGCGATGGGCCTGTTGCTGTCGGCGCTGTGCAATATCGGCATGGGTTTCGCGACCACGGTGTGGCTCGCGGCGCTGTTCTGGGGCCTGAACGGCTGGTTCCAGAGCTATGGCGCGCCGGCCAGCATCGTGTCGATTGCGAGCTGGTTCTCGAACAAGGAGCGCGGCCGCTATTACGGCATCTGGGCGGCGTCGCACTCGGTCGGCGAGGGCCTGACCTTCGCGCTGGGCTCGGTGCTGGTTGGGGCGCTTGGCTGGCAATGGGGGTTCTGGGGACCGGCGGTCGCGGTGATCGTGACGGCGGGCGCGTGTTATTTCGCGATGGCGGATCGGCCGCGCACCTTGGGCCTGCCGACGGTCGCCGACTGGAAGGACGATCATTACGACCCCGCCGCCGCGCGGGTCGCGCCGGTCAAGGCGACGTTCGCCGATCAGCTCGAGATATTGAAGATCCCGGCGGTGTGGATCGTCGCGCTGTCGAGCGCCGCGATCTATGTCACGCGTTATGCGATCAATAGCTGGGGCGTGCTTTATCTGCAGGAAGCGCGCGGTTATTCGCTGGCCGCGGCGGGATCGATGCTCGCGGCCAGTACGGTGGCCGGGATCATCGGCTCGGTCGGCTTCGGATACATCTCGGACCGCTTCTTCGGCGCGCGGCGCCCGCCGGTGAACCTGATCTTCGGCCTGGTCGAGATTGCCGGCCTGGTGCTGCTGTTCTTCGGCCCCACGGGTACTTTATGGACGGTGTTCGCGCTGATCCTGTTCGGGCTCGGCATGACCGGGCTGTTCGCGTCGATCGGCGGACTGTTCGCGATCGACATCTGTCCGAAGCGCGTCGCCGGCGCGGCGCTCGGCATGGTCGGGGTGTTCTCCTATCTCGGCGCGGCGATCCAGGAGCGGGTCAGCGGCAAGCTGATCAATAACGGGATGACCATGGTCGACGGCGTGCGGCATTATGATTTCAGCGCCGCGATCTGGGTCTGGATCGGCGCATCGGTAGTGTCGCTGCTGCTGGCGGCCAGCCTGTGGCGGACCAGGTTGCGGGATTAG
- a CDS encoding DsbA family protein, protein MTLSYDLYWSFRSPYSYLVTRRLVELERDYDVACNVRIVYPIAVRQPDFFTHSDPLWFSYLMRDIHRSAEYVGLPLRWPVPDPVEMDMATRTYPPEQPHIHRLTRLGQAATERGRGLCFIDKVSRVIWDGTVDNWHEGDHLKRAAERAGLDLAELDATVAAEPERLDAAIQASQDAQRVGGHYGVPLMVFKDEPFFGQDRFDQMKWRMHQKGLALR, encoded by the coding sequence ATGACGCTGAGCTACGATCTCTACTGGTCGTTCCGCTCGCCTTATTCCTATCTGGTCACGCGGCGGCTGGTCGAACTTGAACGCGACTATGACGTCGCCTGCAATGTTCGGATCGTTTATCCGATCGCGGTCCGCCAGCCCGATTTCTTCACTCATTCCGATCCGCTTTGGTTCAGCTATCTGATGCGCGACATTCATCGCAGCGCGGAATATGTCGGCCTGCCACTGCGCTGGCCGGTGCCCGATCCAGTAGAGATGGATATGGCAACGCGAACCTATCCCCCGGAACAGCCGCATATCCACCGCCTGACCCGGCTGGGTCAGGCGGCGACCGAGCGCGGGCGCGGGCTGTGCTTCATCGACAAGGTCAGCCGGGTGATCTGGGACGGGACGGTCGATAACTGGCACGAAGGCGATCACCTGAAGCGCGCCGCTGAACGCGCGGGACTCGACCTGGCGGAGCTGGATGCGACGGTGGCGGCCGAGCCCGAGCGGCTCGATGCGGCGATTCAGGCCTCGCAGGATGCGCAGCGCGTCGGCGGGCATTACGGCGTCCCGCTAATGGTCTTCAAAGACGAGCCGTTCTTTGGTCAGGATCGCTTCGACCAGATGAAGTGGCGCATGCACCAGAAGGGGCTGGCGCTGCGCTAA
- a CDS encoding haloalkane dehalogenase, with the protein MEVLRTPDTRFAALPDYDFVPHYETISDTDGTDLRIHYVDEGPADAAPILLLHGEPSWSYLYRKFVPTLAASGHRVIAPDLIGFGRSDKPAALDDYSYERHVAWMSDWLEALDLTGITLFCQDWGGLIGLRLVAAFPDRFARVIVGNTGLPTGTNFSAAFEAWRQFSQKVDPFPTGFIVNGGVVRDLSPAEMAAYDAPYPDESYKSGARIFPTLVPVKPDQPSVAENIAAWKALERFDKPVLTCFSDKDPVTAGGAKPFIERVPGAKGQPHVTIGNAGHFLQEDAPEQLCAIIDAFVRAPTT; encoded by the coding sequence GTGGAAGTGTTGAGAACGCCTGACACGCGCTTTGCCGCCCTGCCCGATTATGATTTCGTGCCGCATTACGAAACCATCAGCGACACTGACGGCACCGACTTGCGAATCCATTATGTCGATGAGGGCCCCGCCGACGCCGCGCCGATCCTGTTGCTACATGGCGAGCCAAGCTGGTCCTATCTCTACCGCAAATTCGTGCCCACGCTCGCCGCCAGCGGGCACCGTGTGATCGCACCCGACCTGATCGGCTTCGGTAGGTCGGATAAGCCTGCGGCACTCGATGACTATAGCTATGAACGCCATGTCGCGTGGATGAGCGACTGGCTCGAAGCGCTCGACCTGACCGGCATCACGCTGTTCTGTCAGGATTGGGGCGGATTGATTGGCCTCCGGTTGGTCGCCGCCTTTCCCGACCGTTTCGCGCGGGTGATCGTCGGCAATACCGGTTTGCCCACCGGCACCAATTTCTCCGCGGCGTTCGAGGCATGGCGGCAGTTCAGCCAGAAGGTCGATCCCTTCCCCACCGGCTTCATCGTCAATGGCGGCGTGGTCCGCGACCTCAGCCCGGCGGAGATGGCCGCCTATGACGCGCCCTATCCCGACGAGAGCTACAAGAGCGGCGCGCGGATCTTTCCGACATTGGTGCCGGTCAAGCCGGACCAGCCCTCGGTGGCCGAGAACATCGCGGCATGGAAGGCACTGGAGCGTTTCGACAAACCGGTCCTGACCTGCTTCAGCGACAAGGACCCGGTGACGGCGGGCGGCGCGAAGCCGTTTATCGAGCGCGTGCCCGGCGCGAAGGGCCAGCCGCACGTGACGATCGGGAATGCGGGGCATTTCCTGCAAGAAGATGCGCCCGAGCAACTCTGCGCGATCATCGACGCATTTGTCCGCGCGCCGACGACATGA
- a CDS encoding formylglycine-generating enzyme family protein, with protein sequence MTGRPYVVLALLLLAACNRHPDVTPAARCADPAPAMRWIAGGSFIMGEDARYPEEGPPRLVTVRGFWIDTHELTNAEFARFVKATGYRTLAERDPPALPDAPPEMKVPGSAVFTIPTPDDPRWWRWAVGAQWRHPSGPKESIAGHDADPVVQIAYDDAAAYARWAGKELPTEAQWEYTAHGGQKALPEPLASNGKPTANYYQGVFPERDLGTDGYKGRAPVGCFPANAFGLHDMIGNVWEWTRDPAGPDRYVIKGGSYLCAANYCARYRPAARQFQERGLGTDHIGFRLVDNRKAAPAH encoded by the coding sequence GTGACAGGTCGGCCCTATGTCGTGCTGGCCTTGCTGTTGCTCGCGGCGTGCAACCGACATCCTGATGTCACGCCGGCAGCACGTTGCGCCGATCCCGCCCCGGCGATGCGCTGGATCGCGGGCGGCAGCTTCATCATGGGAGAGGATGCGCGTTACCCGGAAGAAGGGCCACCCCGGCTGGTGACAGTGAGGGGTTTCTGGATCGATACCCATGAATTGACCAATGCCGAATTCGCCAGATTCGTGAAGGCGACCGGATATCGCACGCTGGCGGAGCGCGACCCGCCCGCCCTGCCGGACGCCCCGCCGGAGATGAAGGTGCCGGGATCGGCGGTGTTCACCATACCCACGCCCGACGATCCGCGCTGGTGGCGCTGGGCAGTCGGCGCACAGTGGCGGCATCCTTCCGGACCGAAGGAGTCGATCGCCGGCCATGATGCCGATCCGGTGGTGCAGATCGCCTATGACGATGCCGCCGCCTATGCGCGCTGGGCGGGCAAGGAACTGCCTACCGAAGCGCAATGGGAATATACCGCACATGGCGGGCAAAAGGCGCTGCCGGAGCCGCTGGCGAGCAATGGCAAGCCGACCGCTAATTATTATCAGGGCGTCTTCCCAGAGCGCGACCTTGGCACCGACGGCTATAAGGGCCGCGCGCCGGTCGGCTGCTTTCCCGCCAATGCTTTCGGCCTGCACGACATGATCGGCAATGTCTGGGAGTGGACGCGCGATCCGGCCGGGCCGGACAGATACGTGATCAAGGGCGGGTCCTATCTCTGCGCCGCCAATTATTGCGCGCGCTATCGGCCCGCCGCGCGCCAGTTCCAGGAACGTGGACTCGGCACCGATCATATCGGTTTCCGCTTGGTGGACAATCGCAAGGCCGCGCCCGCCCATTGA